Proteins encoded in a region of the uncultured Sunxiuqinia sp. genome:
- a CDS encoding RteC domain-containing protein → MVSYRSSEGTQGMKRFLKEKLEEVQGYMEEHIEMVKYYHSGFTYLDCLYFVRDFNGN, encoded by the coding sequence CTGGTAAGTTACCGATCTTCTGAAGGAACACAAGGAATGAAGCGATTCTTAAAAGAGAAGCTGGAAGAAGTTCAAGGCTACATGGAGGAACATATTGAGATGGTTAAATATTATCATAGTGGCTTTACTTATTTAGATTGTTTATACTTTGTACGTGATTTTAACGGGAACTAA
- a CDS encoding RNA polymerase sigma-70 factor yields the protein MNKKESEIELIRDFKKGDSRAFEKLFQKYHKKLYAFLFNLLHSKEDAEEIVQETFLKIWEGRENFQENYPFEPLLFRIAKNTFLNYSRKKVNRTVFEKHFGFFANLSESSADQYVLFQETQEIIDTILNGLPPKRKEIFLLQKVEGLSRKEIAEKLGISVITVDHQLNKANKYVKHEFKKLSLLMFNILFI from the coding sequence TTGAACAAGAAAGAAAGTGAAATAGAATTAATAAGGGATTTTAAAAAAGGTGATTCAAGGGCATTTGAGAAACTTTTTCAAAAATATCATAAAAAGTTGTATGCCTTTCTTTTTAATCTATTGCATTCAAAAGAAGATGCTGAAGAGATCGTTCAAGAGACATTTTTGAAAATCTGGGAAGGTCGGGAAAACTTTCAGGAAAACTACCCTTTTGAGCCTTTGCTTTTCAGGATTGCCAAAAATACTTTCCTCAATTATAGCCGGAAAAAGGTAAACCGGACAGTCTTTGAAAAACATTTCGGATTCTTTGCCAATCTTTCTGAGAGTTCAGCCGACCAATACGTATTATTTCAGGAAACTCAAGAAATTATTGATACGATACTGAATGGACTACCTCCCAAAAGAAAAGAAATTTTTTTACTCCAAAAAGTTGAGGGGCTTTCCAGAAAAGAAATTGCCGAAAAATTGGGAATATCGGTCATTACTGTTGATCACCAGTTAAATAAGGCAAATAAATACGTCAAACATGAATTCAAAAAGTTAAGCCTTTTGATGTTCAATATCCTCTTCATATAA
- a CDS encoding FecR domain-containing protein, giving the protein MPSENKIRLLQDFYAGTITEQELKSLFVWLNSEKGNLEYEMLSNEKWLSGNFETFEDIDSSALFKRIEARIQDKKRMGRKLFLIKLRNAAAIFILGLLLPLTYFTLLKPQNTNEVSYLTASLSNEKVKELRLPDGTDVWLMSGSTISYPSSFSGSKTRNVEVKGQAFFHVAKDTSHPFILNLGEVGLKVVGTSFNVMNYGDEDHINVALKTGRVDLFKGTYNPGQQVVKMVQGQMVTYDKENPGFHVADVNVDKYTSWINGVLQFQSDPFPEVLKKLGRWYNISIKVKSAEVSDFPFTASIRKENLEQVVELLRFSTPFKYSIVKKDGMTQLIIE; this is encoded by the coding sequence ATGCCGAGCGAGAATAAAATACGATTACTGCAAGACTTCTATGCTGGTACCATTACCGAACAGGAATTGAAGAGTCTGTTTGTTTGGTTGAACAGTGAAAAGGGAAACTTGGAATATGAGATGCTTTCGAACGAGAAGTGGTTGTCTGGAAATTTTGAAACTTTTGAGGATATCGATTCTTCAGCACTTTTCAAAAGAATTGAGGCGAGGATACAGGATAAAAAGCGTATGGGCAGGAAGCTCTTCCTGATCAAGTTGCGGAATGCAGCTGCCATTTTTATACTCGGACTCTTACTTCCGTTAACCTATTTCACACTTCTAAAACCACAAAATACCAACGAGGTCAGTTATCTCACTGCGTCGTTGTCAAATGAAAAAGTTAAAGAATTGAGATTGCCTGACGGAACAGATGTTTGGTTAATGTCAGGAAGTACGATCTCCTATCCTTCAAGCTTTTCAGGTAGCAAAACCAGGAATGTTGAAGTGAAAGGTCAGGCTTTTTTCCATGTCGCCAAAGACACTTCACATCCCTTTATTTTGAATCTTGGCGAAGTAGGTCTAAAAGTGGTCGGAACGAGCTTCAATGTGATGAATTACGGAGACGAAGATCATATTAATGTTGCACTAAAAACGGGTAGGGTTGATCTTTTCAAAGGTACTTATAATCCCGGTCAACAAGTCGTAAAAATGGTTCAGGGACAAATGGTAACCTATGATAAAGAGAACCCGGGATTTCATGTGGCCGATGTTAATGTCGACAAATACACATCCTGGATTAACGGGGTTCTTCAGTTCCAGAGTGATCCGTTCCCAGAAGTGCTCAAAAAGTTAGGCCGGTGGTATAATATTTCAATCAAGGTTAAAAGCGCTGAAGTATCTGATTTTCCGTTTACAGCATCCATAAGAAAAGAGAACTTGGAGCAAGTTGTCGAGCTCCTCCGATTTTCTACTCCTTTTAAATATTCCATTGTCAAAAAAGATGGAATGACTCAATTAATTATAGAATGA
- a CDS encoding TonB-dependent receptor gives MRLTFLIVLLFVLQSLAIDGFSQNQRLSINQKDIRVEDVLQEIENQTDYYFMYSALTVDVKRTVDVEAKDKSVSEILDDLFKETDISYKIKGRLIALSKMGESSMQQSQMVSGKVTESSGSPLPGVTVVIKGTTKGTITDTDGNYSLPNVPDNATLVFSFVGMATQEIPVSGKAVINVELAEDAIGLEEVVAVGYGVQKKSSLTGAISTVDNTIIKSKPVTTISSALQGELPGMVVTRRGGQPGREGYSLRIRDFTSLNGGNTPLILIDGIEGEIDMLNPDDIETISVLKDAAASIYGSRAAGGVILITTKSGKKGKTTIEYKGSITIKAPQDTWNQPTIRQYAEMHREAEMNEGRANPWWFPNEKYDKLINGTGVGGVDIWAQDLNAPNPRFYFYEESDIKDNLFSNSINHNHSVSLSGGSDKAKYYLSGAYNKDEGFFKIDNNISEKFNLNLNYSYQVTDWLDLETRVYVEKREIDEPYETDQALDRYPNLNPMPPTFTSTGKYYQWQGFVNPVQLIDEGGRVYNTRNVEGINFKANIKFTKDLKFISQIGIKQLYVNQRGEIPTYTSYHWDDKVNIVYNKSNRFNALNRNRTYQNYTNYLNYDKNITEDHHIAFTLGTSFENDDWYEFSAYRRGLVSNEVFALSLGDAEEQYNTDRGEEWTILSYFGRFNYDYKGKYLVEANWRRDGSSKFHPDKRWGNFGGLSLGWRLSEESFIKNLNLFDNLKLRASYGELGNQAVASTYNYIQTIKIGGFYPFGASSQPAGASLGDLPATQATWETIATKNIGVEFAVLRNRLVGTFDVYEKINKDMLVAEAFPELLGATAPKVNSGELKINGWELSLGWKDRIGDFTYFVNGNLFDSKNLVTKKGGDDNYVQGMNNARLGYPINSYFGYEFDGIIKTQEQLTAYKQLGSINTQLDLGDVMFKDVDGNGRIDPYGDADDEGDLVYLGNTSPRYNFGGNIGGEYKNFDFSVSFQGVGKRVLYNGSIRALPYEGSRSRWHKPNAMYWNSGFAVEMKDENGRVIVEARDSDMPRLTLGPTNSWNWRHSKLRAWNGAYLRFKNISLGYTIPKELTSKLKIERVRLYFNGSDLFTIHNVPGGYDPEQNNDYNVYPYSKNYIFGIQVKF, from the coding sequence ATGAGGTTAACCTTTCTAATAGTCTTGCTTTTCGTGCTACAATCATTAGCTATAGATGGTTTTTCACAAAACCAACGATTGAGCATCAATCAAAAAGATATCCGTGTAGAGGATGTGTTACAAGAGATCGAAAATCAGACTGATTATTACTTCATGTATAGTGCTTTGACGGTTGATGTTAAGAGAACTGTCGACGTTGAGGCTAAAGACAAATCAGTCTCTGAAATTTTGGATGATCTCTTTAAAGAAACAGATATCTCGTATAAGATTAAAGGCCGCTTGATTGCTCTGTCAAAAATGGGGGAATCATCTATGCAACAGTCACAAATGGTCTCCGGGAAAGTAACTGAGTCTTCCGGTTCTCCTCTTCCTGGCGTTACAGTAGTAATAAAAGGAACCACAAAAGGAACCATTACCGACACCGATGGAAACTACTCGCTTCCCAATGTGCCAGACAATGCAACTCTTGTTTTTTCTTTTGTTGGGATGGCCACACAGGAAATTCCTGTTTCCGGGAAGGCTGTGATAAATGTTGAATTGGCGGAAGATGCTATTGGGCTTGAAGAGGTTGTAGCAGTTGGTTATGGTGTGCAAAAAAAATCTTCATTAACTGGAGCAATTTCTACTGTTGATAATACAATTATAAAATCCAAACCAGTAACAACTATTTCAAGTGCTCTTCAAGGTGAACTTCCTGGTATGGTGGTTACTCGTAGAGGAGGACAACCAGGTAGAGAAGGGTATTCCTTAAGAATCCGTGACTTCACATCTTTGAATGGAGGAAATACTCCTTTAATCCTTATTGATGGAATAGAAGGTGAGATTGACATGCTGAATCCAGACGACATTGAGACAATTTCTGTCTTGAAAGATGCGGCTGCATCTATTTATGGTTCCCGGGCTGCCGGAGGTGTTATATTAATAACCACAAAGTCAGGAAAGAAAGGTAAGACAACGATAGAGTATAAAGGAAGTATTACCATTAAAGCCCCACAGGATACATGGAATCAGCCTACTATCAGGCAATATGCAGAGATGCACCGTGAGGCAGAAATGAATGAGGGACGTGCAAATCCATGGTGGTTTCCGAATGAAAAGTACGATAAATTAATAAATGGAACAGGTGTAGGTGGAGTTGATATATGGGCTCAGGATTTAAATGCTCCTAATCCCAGGTTCTATTTTTACGAAGAGTCTGACATCAAAGATAATTTGTTCAGTAATAGTATTAATCATAACCACTCAGTTAGTTTGAGCGGAGGCAGTGATAAAGCAAAATATTATTTGTCAGGTGCATATAACAAGGATGAAGGTTTTTTCAAAATTGATAATAATATTAGTGAAAAATTCAATTTAAATCTGAATTACAGTTATCAGGTAACAGACTGGTTGGATCTGGAAACCCGTGTATATGTTGAGAAAAGAGAGATTGATGAACCCTATGAAACAGACCAAGCACTGGATCGCTATCCTAATTTAAACCCGATGCCTCCAACATTTACTTCTACAGGTAAATATTATCAATGGCAGGGATTTGTAAATCCTGTTCAATTGATTGATGAAGGTGGAAGAGTATATAATACCCGGAATGTTGAAGGAATTAATTTTAAGGCGAACATCAAATTCACAAAGGATTTAAAATTCATTAGTCAAATTGGTATTAAGCAGCTATATGTAAATCAAAGGGGTGAAATACCGACCTATACATCTTATCATTGGGATGATAAAGTGAATATTGTTTATAATAAATCAAACCGTTTTAATGCGTTAAATCGGAATCGGACTTATCAGAATTATACTAATTATTTGAATTATGACAAGAATATAACTGAGGATCACCATATTGCTTTTACGTTGGGAACGTCATTTGAGAATGATGATTGGTATGAATTTTCTGCTTACAGAAGAGGTTTAGTTAGTAACGAAGTTTTTGCCTTAAGCCTTGGTGATGCAGAAGAACAATACAATACTGACCGGGGAGAAGAATGGACTATCTTATCGTATTTCGGAAGATTTAATTACGACTATAAGGGAAAATACCTTGTTGAAGCTAATTGGAGGAGGGATGGTTCTTCCAAGTTTCATCCTGATAAAAGATGGGGTAATTTTGGTGGACTTTCTTTGGGATGGAGATTATCAGAAGAAAGCTTTATTAAAAACCTAAATTTATTTGATAATCTAAAGCTTAGAGCCTCGTATGGTGAGTTGGGAAATCAGGCGGTTGCAAGTACCTATAACTACATACAAACAATTAAAATTGGGGGGTTTTATCCTTTTGGTGCTTCAAGTCAGCCAGCTGGAGCTTCATTAGGTGACTTACCTGCAACACAAGCAACCTGGGAAACAATAGCAACCAAAAATATTGGTGTCGAGTTTGCGGTTCTCCGAAATCGTTTGGTAGGTACATTTGATGTGTATGAGAAAATAAATAAAGACATGCTTGTTGCCGAAGCTTTTCCAGAATTATTAGGTGCAACGGCACCTAAAGTAAATTCGGGAGAGTTAAAAATTAATGGTTGGGAGCTATCATTGGGATGGAAAGATCGAATAGGTGATTTTACATATTTTGTTAACGGTAATTTATTCGACAGCAAAAATTTAGTCACTAAAAAAGGTGGTGATGACAATTATGTTCAAGGTATGAATAATGCCAGATTAGGCTATCCGATTAATAGTTATTTTGGATATGAATTTGATGGAATTATCAAAACACAGGAACAGCTTACTGCTTATAAACAACTTGGAAGTATAAATACCCAACTTGACCTGGGAGATGTGATGTTTAAGGATGTAGATGGCAATGGAAGAATTGATCCGTATGGTGATGCAGATGATGAAGGCGACCTTGTCTATTTAGGGAATACATCGCCTCGTTACAATTTTGGAGGTAATATAGGTGGAGAATATAAAAACTTTGACTTCTCTGTTTCATTTCAGGGAGTTGGCAAGCGAGTTTTATACAATGGCTCAATCAGGGCATTACCTTATGAAGGTAGTCGATCAAGATGGCATAAACCCAATGCGATGTATTGGAATTCAGGATTTGCAGTTGAAATGAAAGATGAAAATGGAC